One Polynucleobacter sp. MWH-Spelu-300-X4 genomic window carries:
- a CDS encoding DUF805 domain-containing protein, producing the protein MNFTDAVKVCFNKYAEFKGRASRSEFWWFQLFYVLIALIGTMINPVLGGIVYLALFLPLLAVSVRRLHDKDKSGWFLLIYCVPLIGAILMLVWFCQRGTIGDNRFGPESVVTA; encoded by the coding sequence ATGAATTTCACAGATGCAGTTAAAGTTTGTTTTAATAAATATGCCGAATTTAAAGGGCGTGCTTCTCGCTCAGAATTTTGGTGGTTCCAGTTATTTTATGTGCTAATTGCTTTGATTGGTACCATGATTAACCCAGTGTTGGGCGGGATTGTTTATCTAGCACTATTCTTGCCTTTGCTAGCGGTTAGCGTACGTCGCTTGCATGATAAAGATAAAAGCGGTTGGTTTCTTTTGATTTATTGTGTACCCTTGATTGGTGCGATCCTTATGTTGGTATGGTTTTGCCAGCGTGGCACGATTGGTGATAACCGATTTGGTCCAGAATCAGTAGTTACCGCTTAA
- a CDS encoding adenylosuccinate synthase, translated as MSVQKTASKTGRNVVVIGTQWGDEGKGKIVDWLTDHAEGVVRFQGGHNAGHTLIINGQKTILRLIPSGIMRAGTVCYIGNGVVLSPEALFKEIGELEAAGVDVRSRLKISEATTLILPYHVAIDHAREAKRGQAKIGTTGRGIGPAYEDKVARRALRVQDLFFPESFAKKLEENLEYHNFVLTNYFKAPALDFAQVRDSMLGYAEQLRPLVADVSSELDAIQKAGKNLLFEGAQGALLDIDHGTYPFVTSSNCVAGNAAAGSGVGPGSLHYVLGITKAYCTRVGSGPFPSELYDHDNPKAQDPIGLRLAEVGKEFGSVTGRPRRTGWLDAAALKRSIQISGVTGLCMTKLDVLDGLEQIRLCVGYHLDGKQLDVLPRGSEAVARCEPIYETFSGWSESTLGVQKWDQLPKAAQSYLRRVEEVAGIPIAMVSTGPDRNETILLQHPFEA; from the coding sequence TGGTTAACAGATCATGCGGAAGGTGTGGTTCGTTTCCAAGGTGGTCACAATGCCGGCCATACGCTCATTATTAATGGACAAAAGACAATTTTGCGCTTGATTCCATCTGGCATCATGCGCGCAGGGACTGTTTGCTACATTGGTAACGGTGTGGTGTTGTCTCCTGAGGCTTTATTTAAGGAAATTGGTGAGTTAGAAGCTGCTGGCGTAGATGTGCGTTCACGCTTGAAGATTTCAGAGGCTACAACCCTGATTCTTCCTTACCATGTGGCAATTGACCATGCGCGTGAAGCAAAGCGCGGTCAAGCTAAGATTGGTACAACGGGCCGTGGTATTGGGCCAGCTTATGAAGATAAAGTGGCTCGCCGCGCTTTACGTGTTCAAGACTTATTCTTCCCAGAGTCTTTCGCTAAGAAGTTAGAAGAGAATTTGGAATATCACAATTTCGTTTTGACTAACTATTTCAAGGCACCAGCTTTAGATTTTGCTCAAGTACGCGACAGCATGTTGGGTTACGCGGAGCAGCTTCGTCCTTTAGTGGCTGATGTATCTAGCGAGTTAGATGCGATTCAAAAAGCAGGCAAAAACCTGTTATTTGAAGGTGCGCAAGGTGCTTTGTTGGATATTGACCATGGTACTTATCCTTTTGTAACTTCATCCAACTGCGTAGCGGGTAATGCGGCGGCTGGTTCAGGTGTGGGCCCAGGTAGCTTGCACTATGTTTTAGGTATTACAAAAGCTTATTGCACGCGTGTGGGATCAGGTCCTTTCCCTAGCGAGTTATATGACCACGACAATCCAAAGGCGCAAGATCCAATCGGCTTGCGTTTGGCTGAGGTGGGTAAAGAGTTTGGTTCTGTAACAGGTCGACCACGTCGTACCGGTTGGTTGGATGCGGCAGCTTTGAAGCGTTCTATTCAGATTAGTGGCGTGACTGGCTTGTGTATGACCAAGCTAGACGTATTGGATGGTTTAGAGCAGATTCGCTTATGTGTTGGCTATCATTTGGATGGTAAGCAATTGGATGTATTGCCGCGTGGATCTGAGGCTGTAGCGCGTTGTGAGCCGATTTACGAGACTTTCTCTGGTTGGAGCGAGAGCACTTTAGGCGTTCAGAAATGGGATCAGTTGCCTAAGGCGGCTCAGTCTTATTTGAGACGAGTTGAAGAAGTTGCTGGAATTCCGATTGCGATGGTTTCAACGGGGCCAGACCGCAATGAAACAATTTTGTTGCAACATCCTTTTGAGGCTTAA
- the rpiA gene encoding ribose-5-phosphate isomerase RpiA has translation MYTQDQLKAMVAEAAKDEVLKAMAPGGILGVGTGSTANLFIDALAPHKDYFSGVISSSQASTERLRKHGFNVLDSNAVNAVPMYVDGADEIDPQGHMLKGGGGALTREKIVAQLAQSFICICDASKQVDVMGKFPLPVEVIPMAQAQVTRELEKLGGRVTLRQVKDTNQTFVTDNQAWILDVAGLSITDPVQLESDLNQIPGVICNGLFARRKANILLIGEAQGVRRQIFN, from the coding sequence ATGTATACCCAAGATCAATTGAAGGCCATGGTGGCGGAAGCTGCAAAAGATGAAGTTCTTAAAGCAATGGCGCCTGGTGGAATTTTGGGAGTGGGTACTGGTTCAACAGCCAATCTTTTTATTGATGCGTTAGCTCCCCATAAAGATTATTTTTCTGGTGTAATTTCCAGTTCCCAAGCAAGTACTGAACGATTAAGGAAGCATGGATTTAATGTGTTGGACAGCAATGCTGTAAATGCTGTGCCTATGTATGTCGATGGTGCCGATGAAATTGACCCTCAAGGTCATATGCTTAAAGGTGGCGGTGGAGCCTTAACTAGGGAAAAAATTGTTGCTCAACTAGCCCAGTCTTTTATTTGTATCTGTGATGCTAGTAAGCAGGTTGATGTTATGGGGAAATTTCCATTACCTGTGGAAGTAATTCCAATGGCTCAAGCTCAAGTAACACGGGAGTTAGAGAAGTTGGGTGGCCGCGTGACACTTCGTCAAGTAAAAGATACTAATCAGACATTTGTTACGGATAACCAAGCTTGGATTTTAGATGTGGCAGGTTTGAGTATTACTGACCCTGTTCAATTAGAGTCTGATTTGAATCAGATTCCAGGAGTTATCTGTAATGGGTTATTTGCTAGAAGAAAAGCAAACATACTACTTATTGGCGAGGCTCAAGGAGTGCGCCGTCAGATTTTTAATTGA
- the tal gene encoding transaldolase, whose amino-acid sequence MSTLLEQLKKYTTVVADTGDFERMRAFLPQDATTNPSLILKAAQLTSYQDLIQKVKAENTGKPVTQLIDALLVAFGIEILKIVPGRVSTEVDARLSFDTQATIQKAREIIAAYETAGISRKRVLIKIASTWEGIQAAKALQAENIACNMTLLFSLTQAVACANAGAQLISPFVGRITDWHKKALGSGWTDETHGGANDPGVVSVKNIYNYYKNFNIKTEVMGASFRNIGQIIHLAGCDLLTISPELLAELQTNQHPLTVALSAENAKTLSIQKIDASEKSFRYQLNQDAMATEKLSEGIRLFCADIEKLETILSA is encoded by the coding sequence ATGAGCACTTTACTAGAACAATTAAAAAAATATACAACTGTTGTGGCTGATACTGGCGATTTTGAGCGCATGAGAGCCTTTTTACCTCAAGATGCCACAACCAATCCATCCCTGATTTTAAAAGCCGCTCAGCTCACCTCCTATCAGGATCTAATCCAAAAAGTAAAAGCTGAAAACACGGGGAAACCAGTCACTCAATTAATTGATGCTCTATTAGTCGCTTTTGGTATTGAAATACTTAAAATTGTTCCTGGTCGAGTTTCAACTGAAGTTGATGCACGCCTATCTTTCGACACTCAGGCAACCATTCAAAAAGCTCGTGAAATCATTGCAGCTTATGAAACTGCCGGAATCTCAAGAAAGCGCGTCCTCATTAAAATTGCCAGCACCTGGGAAGGCATTCAAGCAGCGAAGGCTTTACAAGCGGAAAATATTGCCTGCAATATGACTCTACTCTTCAGCCTGACCCAAGCTGTTGCCTGCGCGAATGCAGGTGCGCAACTAATTTCCCCATTTGTGGGACGCATTACAGATTGGCATAAAAAAGCACTAGGATCTGGATGGACTGATGAAACTCATGGCGGGGCCAATGACCCTGGCGTAGTTTCTGTTAAAAATATCTATAACTACTACAAAAACTTTAATATCAAAACAGAAGTTATGGGAGCCAGTTTTAGAAATATTGGCCAAATTATTCATTTAGCTGGCTGCGACTTGCTAACCATTAGCCCAGAATTATTAGCTGAATTACAAACTAATCAACATCCACTTACGGTAGCTTTAAGTGCAGAAAATGCGAAAACTTTATCAATACAAAAAATAGACGCTAGTGAAAAATCTTTTCGCTATCAACTCAACCAAGATGCCATGGCTACAGAAAAACTATCGGAGGGGATTCGCCTCTTCTGCGCCGATATTGAAAAACTAGAAACTATCTTGTCAGCATAA
- a CDS encoding DUF2628 domain-containing protein — MQCKSCGAQNPDNLMECAYCGASLSRPTANSAPAAPSASVVSAPAAPAASSQNQDYAIDLPQYYKAAFAEFDKNPQGGPQFKFNWGAFWFGPFWYFFRGLWLKGILYLAVIFGTAGFLVWLPWIYSFSFGTYDLYLLRKHGKQFW, encoded by the coding sequence ATGCAGTGTAAAAGTTGTGGCGCTCAAAATCCGGATAATTTGATGGAATGTGCTTATTGTGGTGCGAGTCTTTCTCGACCAACTGCGAATAGTGCTCCCGCCGCGCCTAGCGCTTCGGTTGTGTCTGCTCCTGCAGCCCCGGCAGCTAGCTCCCAAAATCAAGACTATGCGATTGATTTACCACAGTATTACAAGGCTGCTTTTGCTGAATTTGATAAAAATCCACAAGGTGGACCACAGTTTAAATTTAACTGGGGTGCGTTTTGGTTTGGCCCATTCTGGTACTTTTTCCGCGGCTTATGGCTAAAAGGCATCTTATATTTAGCCGTTATTTTTGGCACGGCAGGCTTTTTAGTTTGGCTACCTTGGATTTACAGCTTTTCGTTTGGTACGTATGACTTGTATCTCTTGCGTAAACACGGTAAACAATTTTGGTAA
- a CDS encoding tetratricopeptide repeat protein codes for MSKLLSKLFIATLPLLLAGVAQAQSIDAAIDLFDKAKYNEAANALRQISPATSKSKAFLCQLYADSYISSNVQESTKVCEEAVADKDPIAVYLYALAYLNGNNNLNINQNEKKGVGFMASAVIESDFAPAYDYFCSRLLAEQNLDEAINFCKVAASKGMRRALYTMGVLISEGTGVIQDFQRAKKMMLASAALNYPAAYVYLGSLAKEGKNGEPKDLKQAYAWFSLATAADSNNHRAMAERDSINLSSQDMIAAQKIATEWKYHTPKLVDYHKGR; via the coding sequence ATGTCTAAACTACTATCCAAATTATTCATAGCGACGTTACCGCTCTTACTGGCTGGCGTTGCTCAAGCCCAATCCATTGATGCAGCCATTGATTTATTTGACAAAGCCAAATACAACGAAGCAGCGAATGCTTTGCGTCAAATTTCTCCGGCTACATCCAAATCAAAAGCCTTTTTGTGCCAACTCTATGCTGATAGCTATATCAGCTCCAATGTTCAAGAAAGCACTAAAGTTTGCGAAGAAGCGGTTGCTGACAAAGATCCAATCGCTGTCTATTTGTACGCTTTGGCTTACCTTAATGGCAATAACAATCTCAATATCAATCAAAATGAAAAGAAAGGCGTTGGCTTTATGGCTAGCGCCGTGATTGAGTCAGACTTTGCTCCAGCCTATGATTATTTTTGTAGCCGCTTACTTGCAGAGCAAAATCTCGATGAAGCCATCAACTTTTGTAAAGTAGCTGCCTCAAAAGGTATGCGACGAGCCCTTTACACCATGGGTGTATTGATCAGTGAAGGTACCGGCGTGATTCAGGATTTCCAACGTGCTAAGAAAATGATGCTTGCCAGTGCCGCCTTAAATTACCCTGCTGCTTATGTTTATTTAGGCAGCTTAGCTAAAGAAGGTAAAAATGGAGAACCTAAGGATCTGAAGCAAGCCTATGCGTGGTTCTCTTTAGCCACCGCTGCCGATTCTAATAATCATCGCGCAATGGCTGAACGTGATTCGATCAATCTTTCTAGCCAAGATATGATAGCTGCACAGAAGATTGCAACTGAATGGAAATATCACACCCCCAAATTAGTGGATTACCACAAGGGTCGTTAA
- the rlmB gene encoding 23S rRNA (guanosine(2251)-2'-O)-methyltransferase RlmB — protein sequence MLLGFHAVIARLRQDPESLKTVYVDPARRDRRMQDFIKSAEPILGRRLHQADTERLRTLAGNDRHQGVVAFADTVSKVQTLDELLDALQGPALLLVLDGVTDPHNLGACLRVADGAGVDAVIVPKDRSAHLNATVSKVASGAAETMPLIAVTNLARTLRELQEAGVWVIGTDDQTDKTLYDVDFTGPVAIVMGAEGEGMRRLTKETCDELVKIPMMGGVESLNVSVASGVTLYEARRQRVAKVVK from the coding sequence ATGTTGTTGGGGTTTCACGCAGTAATTGCTAGATTGCGTCAAGATCCTGAATCATTGAAAACCGTGTATGTTGACCCAGCTAGACGTGATCGTCGGATGCAAGATTTTATTAAGTCTGCAGAGCCTATTTTAGGTAGACGTTTGCATCAGGCTGATACGGAACGTTTGAGAACCTTGGCCGGTAATGACCGCCATCAAGGTGTTGTAGCTTTCGCTGATACTGTCTCAAAAGTACAGACTTTGGATGAATTATTGGATGCACTACAGGGGCCAGCACTTTTGTTGGTTTTAGATGGAGTCACTGATCCCCATAATTTGGGCGCTTGCTTGCGTGTAGCTGATGGCGCTGGTGTAGATGCGGTGATTGTTCCTAAAGACCGTTCTGCTCATTTAAATGCTACGGTGAGTAAGGTCGCTAGTGGTGCGGCAGAGACCATGCCTTTAATTGCGGTAACCAATTTGGCAAGAACTTTGCGCGAGCTACAAGAAGCTGGTGTTTGGGTGATTGGTACTGACGATCAAACAGATAAGACTTTGTATGATGTTGATTTCACTGGTCCAGTTGCAATCGTGATGGGGGCTGAGGGGGAAGGCATGCGTCGCTTAACAAAAGAGACTTGTGATGAATTGGTGAAAATTCCCATGATGGGTGGTGTTGAGAGTCTTAACGTGTCAGTGGCCAGTGGCGTCACTCTATATGAAGCAAGGCGGCAGCGTGTTGCTAAAGTTGTTAAGTAA
- a CDS encoding zinc ribbon domain-containing protein, producing MKCSSCGAENKASVGPCEYCGAPLGAAPKAPVGSSSATNSSSPDVVAMVKDLPNSYQQLFQLPNQNFNFWAFLFPVGFMAGYGDSNAAIRSGLMILAPSVIAAILGALSWRLLFAVHLIAGIFIFVLHIMFGLKVAAISSKTQPFNIGSAVLFELILLLIGGAVSYL from the coding sequence ATGAAATGTTCTAGTTGTGGTGCAGAAAATAAAGCATCTGTTGGGCCTTGTGAATATTGTGGTGCACCTTTAGGTGCAGCCCCTAAAGCACCTGTAGGTTCTTCATCTGCGACTAATAGTAGTTCGCCAGATGTGGTAGCGATGGTTAAAGATCTGCCTAATAGCTACCAACAATTATTTCAGTTACCTAATCAGAACTTTAATTTTTGGGCCTTCTTATTTCCAGTTGGATTTATGGCTGGATATGGCGACTCCAATGCGGCGATTCGTTCGGGCTTGATGATTTTGGCGCCAAGTGTTATTGCTGCCATTCTCGGAGCACTCTCATGGCGCCTCTTATTTGCAGTGCACTTGATTGCGGGAATTTTTATCTTTGTCCTCCATATTATGTTCGGTTTGAAGGTGGCGGCTATATCAAGTAAAACCCAGCCCTTTAATATAGGTTCGGCTGTTTTATTTGAGTTAATCCTTTTATTAATTGGTGGCGCCGTATCTTATTTGTAA
- the rnr gene encoding ribonuclease R, whose translation MTRKNTKETLVLSEAKARKLPEKQGTVQGHRDGFGFVIPDDGGEDIFLTEKEMSRVMHNDKVIVKVSGLDRRGRPEGQISEVLIHANKFVIGRLLNENGVLICAPEDKRIGHDILIPPRGQANAKLGQVVSVEIIDYPDSYRQAVGRVVEVLGEIDDPGMEIEIAVRKYGVPNEFSPAAMKEAEALPDEIREEDLEGRVDLRDVPLVTIDGEDARDFDDAVYCEPVTWGKAKAWRLIVAIADVSHYVKPGHPLDTDAISRATSVYFPRRVIPMLPEKISNGLCSLKPEVDRLCMVCDAVIDMNGEVKAYQFYPAVMHSAQRFTYNTVWEILSNSNGPEAARFKHLKKNLDRLYSLYKVLRLARDKRGAIDFETTETQIISNDLGKIERIEPRIRNEAHRVIEECMLAANVCAADFLDKHGHAALFRVHAEPSVEKLLTLRQVLRTAGLNLGGGEKPKPKDFSKLIEDIKPRPDAAMLQSVVLRSMQQAVYQPDNYGHFGLAYNAYAHFTSPIRRYPDLLVHRAIKATLAQKTYSPSIPSDVVLNLAMPKSGPGRVNAANAKKSHEDAKANASKGVKVARGGKAKVNSEAMAAWAQLGVHCSSNERRADEASRDVEAWLKCYYMRDHLGQEYAGTITGVATFGLFVQLESLFVEGMIHISELGGDYYHYDEARQELRGERTGIRYRLTDRVHVLVSRVDLDARRIEFSLVKSGQDRNALTGGAGRFASSESGKPNKRAAAKKTRPDIKKPVKESYGVSQGRATDAGRASKKTAAAKGGKKPKKASNAKSKGHELSIRKGRR comes from the coding sequence ATGACTAGAAAAAATACAAAAGAGACGCTTGTTCTTTCAGAGGCAAAAGCTCGTAAATTGCCGGAAAAACAAGGAACTGTTCAAGGTCACCGAGATGGTTTCGGTTTTGTGATTCCTGATGATGGTGGGGAAGATATTTTCTTAACAGAAAAGGAAATGTCTCGCGTGATGCATAACGATAAAGTGATCGTTAAGGTATCTGGTTTAGATCGTCGAGGCAGACCGGAAGGGCAAATTTCTGAAGTTTTAATCCATGCCAATAAATTTGTGATTGGTAGATTGTTAAATGAAAACGGCGTTTTAATTTGTGCCCCTGAAGATAAGCGTATCGGACACGATATTTTGATTCCTCCTAGAGGTCAGGCAAATGCCAAATTAGGCCAAGTAGTGTCTGTTGAGATCATTGACTATCCAGATAGTTATCGTCAGGCAGTCGGTCGCGTTGTTGAGGTGCTTGGCGAGATTGATGATCCTGGTATGGAAATCGAGATCGCTGTCCGTAAATATGGCGTTCCCAATGAATTTTCTCCTGCAGCCATGAAGGAAGCTGAGGCTTTACCTGATGAGATTCGTGAAGAAGATTTAGAAGGGCGGGTTGATTTAAGAGATGTGCCTTTAGTCACGATCGATGGTGAGGATGCGCGGGATTTTGATGATGCAGTTTATTGTGAGCCTGTGACATGGGGTAAGGCAAAAGCGTGGCGTTTAATCGTGGCAATTGCTGATGTATCTCATTATGTGAAGCCAGGACATCCTTTGGATACTGATGCAATTTCACGAGCAACCTCTGTGTATTTCCCTCGCCGTGTTATTCCGATGTTGCCAGAGAAGATTTCTAATGGCTTATGTTCTTTAAAGCCTGAAGTTGATCGCTTATGTATGGTTTGCGATGCGGTAATTGATATGAATGGTGAAGTGAAGGCTTATCAGTTCTATCCGGCTGTGATGCATTCTGCGCAAAGATTTACTTACAACACCGTTTGGGAAATACTTAGTAACTCTAATGGACCTGAAGCTGCTCGCTTTAAGCATTTAAAGAAAAATTTAGACCGTTTATATAGCTTATATAAAGTGCTTCGCTTAGCTAGAGATAAACGTGGCGCCATCGACTTTGAAACAACGGAAACTCAAATTATTAGCAATGATTTGGGGAAAATTGAAAGAATTGAGCCGCGAATTCGTAATGAAGCTCATCGAGTTATTGAAGAGTGTATGTTGGCGGCTAACGTTTGCGCTGCCGACTTTTTAGACAAGCATGGACATGCTGCGTTATTCCGAGTGCATGCTGAGCCTTCAGTTGAAAAGCTACTAACTCTCAGGCAGGTTTTAAGAACTGCAGGTTTGAACTTGGGTGGTGGTGAAAAGCCTAAACCAAAAGATTTCTCAAAATTAATTGAAGATATTAAGCCAAGGCCTGATGCAGCCATGTTGCAGTCAGTTGTTTTGAGGTCTATGCAACAAGCTGTTTATCAACCAGATAATTATGGTCATTTTGGGTTGGCCTATAACGCTTATGCGCATTTCACAAGCCCAATTCGTCGCTATCCTGATTTGCTGGTCCATCGTGCAATCAAAGCAACTCTGGCACAGAAAACATACTCACCATCGATTCCATCTGATGTGGTTTTGAACTTAGCGATGCCGAAAAGTGGTCCGGGGCGTGTGAATGCTGCGAACGCTAAAAAATCTCATGAGGATGCCAAGGCTAATGCATCTAAAGGAGTAAAGGTAGCGCGTGGGGGTAAGGCAAAAGTTAACTCTGAAGCAATGGCCGCGTGGGCTCAATTGGGGGTGCATTGTTCATCCAATGAGCGCAGGGCTGATGAGGCATCTAGGGATGTGGAAGCTTGGTTGAAGTGCTACTACATGCGAGATCATTTAGGTCAAGAGTATGCCGGCACAATTACGGGTGTTGCTACATTTGGATTATTTGTTCAGCTTGAGAGCTTATTTGTGGAAGGCATGATTCATATCAGTGAATTAGGTGGTGATTACTATCACTATGATGAGGCTAGACAAGAATTGCGTGGTGAACGTACGGGTATTCGTTATCGCTTAACAGATCGTGTGCATGTTTTAGTCAGTCGTGTGGATTTAGATGCGCGTCGTATTGAATTCAGCCTTGTTAAATCTGGTCAAGATAGAAATGCCTTAACAGGTGGCGCAGGTCGTTTTGCTTCTTCAGAATCTGGTAAACCTAATAAGCGAGCAGCTGCTAAAAAGACGCGACCTGATATTAAAAAGCCAGTTAAAGAGTCCTATGGTGTATCGCAAGGACGAGCGACTGATGCAGGGCGAGCCAGTAAAAAAACAGCTGCTGCAAAAGGTGGAAAGAAGCCTAAGAAAGCTAGTAATGCAAAATCCAAGGGTCATGAGTTAAGTATTCGTAAAGGTCGTCGTTAA
- a CDS encoding SPFH domain-containing protein has protein sequence MAIIDVVKWDEETHRNQAINKAQGKPILPMDQVYAWKFDSTELSTWTQLIVHESQEAVVFRGGAMDGPFGPGRHVLKTENLPVIGKLLNLPFGRSPFTAEVWYTNRAIPLDVQWGTREPIRIQDSKYGIVIPVSAHGQYAVQIENSRKFLVKLVGTMSEFNKEKLKDYFRGLILTIAKTTIAKKMGGNTGLSVLEIATQLTDISDAIKAELNDQLEDFGLKLVNFFVSHIDVNEDDPSIKKLREALAKKAEMDIVGFNYQQERSFNAMEGAAGYTGAQGNTMNQFQNRPADGNIGASMIGLGVGMGVGVPMGQTMGQQFTGAMNTAYPNAVPPYYAPPPVAPYGTPGMPPAAAPAAPAIDPNERIRMLKELAQLRDQGVLTPEEFEAEKRKILGQ, from the coding sequence ATGGCCATCATCGATGTCGTAAAGTGGGATGAAGAAACCCACCGTAACCAAGCTATTAACAAAGCACAAGGCAAACCGATTCTTCCTATGGATCAGGTCTATGCTTGGAAGTTTGATAGCACTGAATTATCCACATGGACCCAGTTAATTGTTCATGAGTCCCAAGAGGCGGTGGTGTTCCGTGGCGGCGCCATGGATGGCCCCTTTGGTCCAGGTCGCCATGTGCTTAAAACAGAAAACTTGCCGGTCATTGGCAAACTTCTGAACCTTCCCTTTGGCCGCTCTCCTTTTACAGCTGAAGTTTGGTACACGAATCGTGCGATTCCTTTGGATGTCCAGTGGGGAACGCGTGAGCCGATCCGTATTCAAGATTCAAAATATGGCATCGTGATTCCAGTAAGTGCCCACGGTCAATACGCGGTGCAAATTGAGAACTCTCGTAAATTCTTGGTAAAGCTCGTTGGCACCATGAGCGAGTTCAATAAAGAAAAGCTCAAAGATTATTTCCGCGGATTAATTTTGACCATTGCCAAAACTACCATCGCCAAGAAGATGGGGGGCAATACCGGCTTATCTGTTTTAGAGATTGCCACACAGTTAACGGACATTTCTGACGCCATCAAAGCGGAGCTGAATGATCAGCTAGAAGACTTTGGTTTGAAGCTGGTGAATTTCTTCGTGAGCCATATTGATGTCAACGAAGATGATCCATCCATTAAGAAGCTTCGCGAAGCCCTTGCCAAGAAAGCCGAGATGGATATTGTTGGTTTTAACTATCAACAAGAACGTAGTTTTAATGCCATGGAAGGTGCGGCTGGTTACACCGGTGCTCAAGGGAATACGATGAATCAATTCCAAAATAGGCCAGCTGATGGCAACATCGGTGCCAGCATGATTGGTTTAGGCGTGGGCATGGGGGTTGGTGTGCCGATGGGGCAAACCATGGGACAACAATTTACCGGCGCCATGAATACGGCCTACCCTAATGCCGTTCCTCCGTATTACGCCCCACCGCCTGTAGCGCCTTACGGCACACCGGGCATGCCACCTGCAGCAGCTCCTGCCGCGCCAGCGATTGATCCGAATGAACGGATCCGCATGCTTAAGGAGTTAGCCCAGTTGCGTGACCAAGGTGTGTTAACCCCTGAAGAATTCGAAGCAGAAAAACGCAAGATTTTGGGTCAGTAA
- a CDS encoding DUF4359 domain-containing protein, with protein sequence MSDQQPYQAVAKKENNHFLIGVIAVIAVALYATNPTKQEFNEFIAKQVRQKLAEKSGEQNFITNLVAGVAGAMVNDASERKDYLIFSTYKVDLSVVRMFGGEYKDLQFLGVGGQFIPLSGMSLDSGASADGRSIPAPAPLPIAPQQASQVTYNSIYYVTRNTKEFGWAKGYVTQEAADAAAYNSCLKQNQGECKKLIGGAYRCLAIYSNSNNIFAYIDNNLDTAKQNAYAHCSRESAPGDSCAIPQYGTACAN encoded by the coding sequence ATGAGTGATCAACAGCCGTATCAGGCAGTAGCAAAAAAAGAAAATAATCATTTCTTGATTGGGGTGATCGCAGTAATAGCAGTGGCCTTGTATGCCACCAATCCAACTAAGCAAGAATTTAATGAATTCATTGCTAAGCAAGTGCGTCAAAAATTAGCTGAAAAATCTGGCGAACAGAATTTCATTACTAATTTGGTCGCTGGAGTTGCTGGTGCCATGGTCAACGATGCATCTGAACGCAAAGATTATTTAATTTTTAGCACCTATAAAGTTGATTTGAGTGTTGTTCGTATGTTTGGTGGTGAATATAAAGATTTACAGTTTTTGGGTGTTGGCGGGCAATTTATTCCATTAAGTGGGATGAGTCTTGATAGTGGAGCAAGTGCAGATGGTAGAAGTATCCCAGCTCCTGCGCCTCTTCCAATAGCGCCTCAACAAGCTAGTCAAGTTACTTATAACTCCATCTATTACGTCACTCGCAATACGAAAGAATTTGGTTGGGCTAAGGGTTACGTCACTCAAGAGGCAGCTGATGCGGCGGCCTACAATTCTTGTCTTAAGCAAAATCAGGGTGAGTGTAAAAAATTGATTGGCGGCGCCTATCGTTGTTTAGCTATTTATAGCAATTCTAATAATATTTTTGCTTATATTGATAATAATTTAGACACTGCCAAACAAAATGCCTATGCCCATTGTTCAAGAGAGTCTGCGCCTGGAGACTCGTGTGCGATTCCTCAATATGGCACGGCTTGTGCTAATTGA
- a CDS encoding oxidative damage protection protein produces the protein MARIIHCIKLNKEAEGLDFAPMPGELGKKLWQEVSKEAWAGWLKQQTMLINENRLNMADARARQYLLKQVEKYFYGEGADTAQGFTPESK, from the coding sequence ATGGCTCGCATAATTCATTGCATTAAATTGAATAAAGAAGCGGAAGGTTTAGATTTTGCTCCGATGCCTGGTGAATTAGGTAAAAAGCTCTGGCAAGAAGTATCTAAAGAAGCTTGGGCTGGCTGGCTCAAACAACAAACGATGTTGATTAATGAGAATCGCTTGAATATGGCAGACGCACGTGCACGACAGTATTTACTTAAGCAAGTTGAAAAATATTTCTACGGTGAAGGCGCTGATACGGCGCAAGGCTTCACGCCAGAGTCGAAGTAA